Part of the Besnoitia besnoiti strain Bb-Ger1 chromosome Unknown contig00015, whole genome shotgun sequence genome is shown below.
ACGGCAGGTGCGCGACTCCGCcttgcgcggcgacgcactcCACTCACGCGGCACGCCTCAcgaagcgcgacgacgccgttCAAGCCTGGATCCGCGTCTGGGCGGAGCTGGGGCCGGCGGCGAACTTCTCGCGGGAGATCGAGCGCGCCAAAAAACAGGCCGTCGAGTCCCGGAAGAGACTCGCCAGCGACACGAAAGGTAAAGAGGGTCTCTCTGAGAGTACACGAAGGACACTTAGAGcttccgcagcttcgcggtttcgcgcgccgaggagaaacCTCCATCCTACACATTTTTCTGGCGTTCTGCacgcgttttttttcgtgCGAGCCCCTCTGCCGCTCTCCCGAGAGGAAGATCTCTTCTCAGCCTCTGTTGGCGAAAAACAGCCTCTCGGCGACTCGAGGCCTCAGCGGGGGTGGGGTGGCGTTTGAGGCGATCTCGCGTGCTTCACCGCGTGCTGGATAGAACTCGCCGCAGACCCTCTCCCTTTGCCTCCCGCGTGTCTTGACTCTCTTCGCATGCTCACACAGCCTCTCGAAACCGTGCATAAGTGTGTCAGTATGCTGACTCAAGAAGTAGGGGGGAAGGGTttcctctcgctgttaagatgagtggATACAGGAACATACATATGTTTCGACTATAGGGTAACTGACGTGGAATAGTTTTTATGGGGGAGCATATTGGACTCAGCGTTTTCGGCTGGTTTACGCCGCTTGTATGGATACTCAAATGGGTGTGCGAGGCTTCCCTTCTACTGGAAACTtcgtcggcgctgccgcagatcgtctctcgctctgtgtctaagcggcgcgcggcttcaggcGGGTTTACGGTGAACACGTGCGAGGACTCGGACGCCTGGAAGCGCGCTTGCGCGTGAATGCGTGTTCCGAACTTTTCGAAAAAGTGTACAgaggcctcgcagcgcgTGTGGCTGCCTACGGAGGAcggccgtcgcgcgaggcgtctgcgtcggcgtgcGTTGATTATTTTGCATTTCCAGAGTTCCGGCGCCTGGCGGGATCTGCGCAGGTCTCCGAAGAGCAAAAGCTACGGTCTTCAGACACCCTCTTGAGGGCCTACCAGCAGGAAATCGACAGTttgacgcgccgcgcgaaaggcgccgaggcgactTTTCTTTCGCTCATTCAACTTCTGCTTCAGCAGCCCGGTGAGTCACCGCTGTCACCGCGTAGGTGCGCTGGcgtgtctgcctcgtcttcttcttacACCGCATTGCCGCGTTGGAGCGCGTCGGCTTGCGCGTGTTTGCGTGtcggcggccttctctcATTTCTTGCGGCGCTTcatcgcgcgtctgcggttCCCTTTCGCTCAGACCTCACGGGACTCCTCCTAGGGCTGCAGACggatgcggcggcggcgctcgcctccgccgcggcgtcgcagcaggcggcgctggtCGATGAAGAGCATCAGTCGCAGCTtctggcgtctctgcgcgaggagacggcgtGCCGGGAGGCTCTTGAGCgtgagctgcagcggctggagGAGGTCGCTCGCCAGCAGGACCGCGCGCGGGAGAAGCTCGCGTGCGAAAACGAGGCACTCAGGCAGCAAATCCAGGACTTGGAGAGCGAGTTCGCCACCCTGACCAACCAAGCCGTCACAGTTCGCAGACTCGAGGAGGAACGTGAGCAGAACAAGCGCCTTTTCGAGCAACGCGTCCAGACGGCAGTcgccgagaaggagaaacACCTCCGCGCGCAGATGGGCGCAGTACGTGAAACAAcaggaaaaacagagaagagagaggacacGCGAAACACGCGGGGCATgcacagagagacgcagcgacagaaacggctgcggagagggagaacgGGGGGATGTCTGTGGCTCTCGAGAAAGTAAGAACTTGCAACCTGCGCAGTGCGTGAAAGAAAATGGGCGAGACGGGAGAAAGGCCCGATTGCTGGAGTCAAGCGACGTGGAGGCCCTCAGCCGGAGAAAGGCTCGAGCAGCAGGAGACTGAAAACGAAAGAAACTTGGAGAGACGGTTTGTATGTCTCTCGGCGGCCTTCGACTACCATCGGGAAGGGGGCTCGCCCCCCAGTGTGGGTCGGTGCGGCGTCCATTTCCCCTTTTTTCCCCTTTTTTTTCAATTTTTCCCATTTTTCCACAGAAGGATCAAAAGCAGGCGCGGCTAACGGAGCTGTTGAAGCAGACTGCACAAACGCTCGAGGAAAGAAATCTTGTTCTCGAAGGAAAGGTTGCCGAgggacagcagcagctcatCCAGGTACGCTCTTAATTCGTGCTCAAGGAATTTCCAAAGTGCTACAAAAGCACGCGTaagcatgcatgcaaataTAAAAGGACAGCGTCAGTGTGCCGAGACTGCAATAGGTTTTACTATTTACACGCGTGTATATCCCTGGAGGGAGTAAGGTcatccgcgtctgcctcgcgttAACGGTGTAGGGCTCTCACTCACATGTGTCTGTGCGTATGGAAGCAACCTGTGAGACTGTAGatgcgtcgtcctctgcgggcgcaCACACATAAAGACTGGTACAGATACGGCAAATGTTTTCCAGTCCAAAGTGCGCCGTCAGCTAAGAAAAAATTGCCGCTCTTTCATTCGCTGCGGCTTTTTCTTAGCTGAAGGCGGAATCGGAGAAGAGgtgtgcggcgctgcagagcgagatCTCGGTGTTGAATCTGCAGCtggagcaggcgcagagagaagacgcaaaCGACAAAGCCTttccctccctcgccgcggagggaagcggcttcgcgccgaatgccgcgacgcagcagagcgccgccCAGCTGGTCGGTGGAGTCGTATGCAGCGTCACGAAAAAAGCTGCCGGCAGATGCGGGAGGgcacgaggagagcgagcgaaGCCCGAGTTGCTTagggcagctgcgcgctTCTTGAAGCTAGCGAGTGTAACGCGCTCTGCTGTCTCGAAGAAATGGAGAGGGAACAACCGATCCAAATAGAAGGGCTGAGGAGGCAgggggcgcggcagcgaaaggAGGGAGGGCCTCTGGAGGAAACATGGAGGTGAGACGGAGGAAGGGGGTGCTGCGGTGTCGCTGGAGGATGAAAAGAGGGCAAGAAAGACGCGCTCGGGCGCTGGAAGTCGCGCTGTCTCCCTGTGCCGCTGCCAATCATGGTTGCGATGTTTTCCGCAATTTTTCCGGTTTTTTGTGTTGTCCCAGAGAGCCCTCGAAGTAGCCCAGCAGCGCATcgccgcgctccagcagGAGGAACGGCGTCTGCTCGAGCGGCTGAAGCAAGTTGAGAAAGAGTGAGTGtgcgttttctttctctcttcgcgtcttTTCATCTTTCTCATTCTTGCGTATTATTCCTCCGACTTTCTTATcggccctgcgccgccttcgccgtcgcatgTGGCTAAttccgcggcgctgagagTCTCTACGGTCTGCAGCACAttccccccctcccaccTGCCCTCCATTCTGGTGAAGTTTCTTCGTGCTTTTCATCTTCGTCCGCGTTTCCTGCTCTCCGCATCTTTCCCAAGTGTGTTCACGTCCTTGTGGGTCCAGGGTTTGGGGATGTatcgcgtgtgtctgtggATTTCCTCCGTTTCCTCTTCGCAGCAaagaggccggcgagcgtcgctggcgggaggagagcgaacgTCTGGCAAAGACACACGCACAGGAGGTtgaggagctgcggcgtgCGCTTCGGGAGCGTCCAGCCGAGGTAGGAGACCCCCAGGCAGAACGAAGTCTCTCTGAGACGGAGCCGTGGATGGAGAGTCTCGTGCGCGAGGGgattctcctctgcagctcgacgAGCGGCATTCAGGGCGTCGGCGTGTAGTCTCTGCAcccctcggcgcctcgtctctcgtgTGTCGCTTCGATTGTCCGCAGGAAGAAgttcgtcgccttcgagaGCAGGCCGAGGCGCTTCAGAGTCAGCTAAATCCGGTTcgggctgccgcgtctgcgttttcctcggcgcaggccgcgccgcgcgacgagaaagacgatgcacctgcggcagccgcgctgcttcagcgcctcGAAGAGCTCGAGAGGCGCCTCCAGACCAGTGAGAAGGAGTGCcaagcgcgcgaagcggaTCTGAAGGCGAAgctcgaggaggagcgcagaCAGCACATGGAGGttgtggcggcgctgcagcgcaacGCGGGAGAGTGCGCCGTACGCGAaggagcgagaggcggaggccacgCAGATGCAGATCA
Proteins encoded:
- a CDS encoding uncharacterized protein (encoded by transcript BESB_027380) is translated as MDSPKFFTEEEAATGSAEVSAESLGLSPQSSQGADSLPASAARLPSSSRSALSTALPEERDGASSSSHSLPLRKASSRASEAPFKPPAAARHRDRDASARAEGRVETSPQGDGRCATPPCAATHSTHAARLTKRDDAVQAWIRVWAELGPAANFSREIERAKKQAVESRKRLASDTKEFRRLAGSAQVSEEQKLRSSDTLLRAYQQEIDSLTRRAKGAEATFLSLIQLLLQQPDLTGLLLGLQTDAAAALASAAASQQAALVDEEHQSQLLASLREETACREALERELQRLEEVARQQDRAREKLACENEALRQQIQDLESEFATLTNQAVTVRRLEEEREQNKRLFEQRVQTAVAEKEKHLRAQMGAKDQKQARLTELLKQTAQTLEERNLVLEGKVAEGQQQLIQLKAESEKRCAALQSEISVLNLQLEQAQREDANDKAFPSLAAEGSGFAPNARALEVAQQRIAALQQEERRLLERLKQVEKDKEAGERRWREESERLAKTHAQEVEELRRALRERPAEVGDPQAERSLSETEPWMESLAAPRDEKDDAPAAAALLQRLEELERRLQTSEKECQAREADLKAKLEEERRQHMEVVAALQRNAGECAVREGARGGGHADADQDQCGDGGDECGDEGKRKLPSMLQVVLSQREQYRLRVAALEEELEAVRARLIMQRQELLSPRCAAASAGETPAGLSSQGDPLSAASHAAPRFAGADGERDGAAFAFFAGAPRVDRETEEAQPPAAGFGAALLAVARGVARAAKHTAASVWGPPAERRRKGKRRRGERRQSRQRRGERGDWRALPAASPGDAAREGDGWRRDRACGRDEEAWLGGGFSSSRSDLSDSADAAALATSDEEDAKAAAMARAWSGQEDETRGGEGPRRREDGKRKRESEAGEFSVYGSSGVHSLSLLPVAFSASGGRRSSREGAAKETAFLNQLQTLSAAERIVLIWGRMLLSCRATRLFALFYFLLLHFLVVLILFYHADVQSRGAAERGGILDTDAPHAHYHYYLNE